One genomic segment of Candidatus Limnocylindrales bacterium includes these proteins:
- a CDS encoding TIGR00266 family protein yields the protein MNYEIMYHPSYSLAIVKLEAGEFLSAGAGTMVSMSDNIVMETKGQKGVLGMLKRSVLGEEYFFINTFRAEGGSGEITFAPPFPGDILCYELYNETIYVQSGSYIGSSPDIAIDTRWNGSKSFFSRESQFLLKISGNGPLFIASYGAMYEKNLAKGEKYLIDTGHLVAFTNGVTYAIKRVGGLKPTILGGGEGVVCEFTGPGRIFIQTRSEDAFLAWLLSKLPKK from the coding sequence ATGAATTATGAGATTATGTACCACCCGTCTTATTCCCTGGCGATTGTAAAGCTGGAAGCTGGTGAATTCCTCTCTGCGGGTGCAGGTACGATGGTCAGTATGTCCGATAACATCGTGATGGAGACCAAAGGGCAAAAAGGCGTTCTGGGAATGCTCAAACGGTCTGTTTTAGGAGAGGAGTATTTCTTTATCAATACGTTTCGTGCGGAAGGCGGGAGCGGCGAGATCACATTTGCACCTCCTTTCCCAGGAGATATCCTTTGTTATGAGCTTTATAACGAAACCATTTATGTACAATCCGGCTCTTATATCGGATCCTCTCCAGATATTGCCATCGATACCAGATGGAATGGATCTAAAAGCTTCTTCTCCCGGGAGAGTCAATTCCTGCTCAAAATCAGTGGGAACGGACCTCTTTTCATAGCCAGTTACGGAGCTATGTATGAAAAGAATCTGGCCAAAGGTGAAAAATATCTGATAGATACCGGGCACCTGGTTGCGTTTACCAACGGAGTTACTTATGCCATTAAAAGGGTTGGCGGCCTTAAACCGACTATTCTCGGTGGTGGGGAGGGGGTCGTTTGTGAATTTACAGGACCCGGACGTATCTTTATTCAAACCCGTAGTGAAGATGCCTTTCTCGCCTGGCTGCTATCAAAATTGCCCAAGAAGTAA